A single region of the Mycobacterium lentiflavum genome encodes:
- a CDS encoding alpha/beta hydrolase family protein, with product MGSDTDPIDPPIPVPDVPGADVPPGADGLPPLSALSPHERRVVVACAAGDIALRTWVSSLLAATAAPVVVATTLRHTESGSERANLNFYAELAAEHDPAKSFPAPTEPPRVSSRPAGPLARWIARGTVDNISFLSSFTAINPAMRERWNAWGSNNIVRAQHWRHDDGPRPTLCVIHGFMGSSYLANGRFFSMPWYYRSGYDVLLFTLPFHGQRAEKCSPFSGFGYFAGGLSGFAESMAQAVHDFRSVIDHLRHTGVERIALTGLSLGGYTSALVASVDDRLEAVIPNCPVVTPATMFDQWFPANKLVGLGLALSSINRDDLNAGLAYHCPLNYRPQLPKDRRMIITGLADRMAPPGQAVLLWEHWDRCALHWFPGSHVLHTSQLDYLRRMTGFLNGFMLD from the coding sequence GTGGGGTCCGACACAGATCCGATCGATCCGCCCATTCCGGTTCCCGACGTTCCCGGCGCCGATGTGCCGCCCGGCGCCGACGGATTGCCACCGCTGTCGGCGTTGTCGCCGCATGAACGCAGGGTGGTTGTGGCCTGCGCCGCCGGTGATATCGCCTTGCGCACCTGGGTGTCGTCGCTGCTGGCCGCGACGGCCGCGCCGGTGGTGGTGGCCACCACGTTGCGCCACACCGAATCCGGCAGCGAACGCGCCAACCTGAACTTCTACGCCGAGCTGGCCGCCGAGCACGATCCGGCGAAGTCTTTCCCCGCTCCCACCGAACCGCCACGGGTATCGTCGCGGCCTGCCGGCCCGCTCGCGAGATGGATCGCGCGCGGCACCGTCGACAACATCTCGTTCCTCAGCAGCTTCACCGCGATCAACCCCGCGATGCGCGAGCGGTGGAATGCGTGGGGGTCCAACAACATCGTGCGCGCTCAGCATTGGCGCCACGACGACGGGCCTCGTCCCACGCTGTGCGTAATCCACGGCTTCATGGGATCGTCGTATCTGGCAAACGGCCGTTTCTTCTCGATGCCGTGGTATTACCGGTCCGGCTACGATGTCTTGCTGTTTACCTTGCCGTTCCACGGTCAGCGCGCCGAAAAGTGCTCGCCGTTCAGCGGTTTCGGCTACTTCGCCGGCGGGCTCAGCGGCTTCGCCGAATCGATGGCCCAGGCCGTACACGACTTCCGGTCGGTGATCGACCATTTGCGGCACACCGGCGTCGAACGCATTGCGCTGACCGGCCTTTCGCTGGGCGGCTACACCTCCGCGTTGGTGGCCTCCGTCGACGACCGGCTGGAGGCCGTCATCCCCAACTGCCCGGTCGTCACGCCGGCGACGATGTTCGACCAGTGGTTTCCGGCCAACAAGCTGGTCGGCCTGGGGCTAGCGCTGTCCAGCATCAACCGCGACGACCTAAACGCCGGTCTCGCCTACCACTGCCCGCTGAACTACCGGCCACAACTTCCCAAGGATCGGCGGATGATCATCACCGGCCTCGCCGACCGGATGGCTCCCCCGGGGCAGGCCGTGCTGCTGTGGGAGCACTGGGATCGCTGTGCGCTGCACTGGTTTCCGGGCAGCCACGTGCTGCACACCAGCCAGCTGGACTACCTGCGCCGGATGACCGGCTTCCTGAACGGCTTCATGCTGGACTAG
- the eccE gene encoding type VII secretion protein EccE, with the protein MSSIPIPGSARITLAALAVVPAVLAYPWHSTRDYWLLGIAVVAVIVLFGWWRGLHFTTILGRRLAIMRRRNRTDEADAQSAVAAKTTALVRIGPSSADDAVLPLELIARYLDRYGIRADKVRITSRDNASDASRRETWVGITVSAADNLPALQARSSRIPLYETGEVVARRLADHLREIGWEANTVAPDDVPRWLTANARESWGAVQRGTSDFVAAYQIVVDAGLPATLEAIRSHPARETCTALEIARSGDLETVAAACAFLTDALPDGAAPVDGLIPQRGNQAPALAALDLLSTQRLDGHTAEPGGLLATLDWPTPVTGAHRAVTAAASPA; encoded by the coding sequence GTGAGCTCGATCCCGATCCCGGGGAGCGCCCGAATCACCTTGGCGGCGTTGGCGGTAGTGCCAGCGGTGCTGGCCTACCCCTGGCACTCGACCCGCGACTACTGGCTGCTCGGCATTGCCGTCGTGGCGGTGATCGTGTTGTTCGGCTGGTGGCGTGGACTGCATTTCACTACGATCCTGGGGCGCCGCTTGGCCATCATGAGGCGGCGCAACCGCACCGACGAGGCCGACGCTCAATCCGCCGTTGCGGCAAAGACAACCGCGTTGGTGCGGATCGGGCCGTCCAGCGCCGACGACGCGGTGCTCCCGCTGGAGCTGATCGCCCGGTACCTGGACCGCTATGGCATCCGCGCCGACAAGGTCCGTATCACCAGCCGTGACAACGCATCCGACGCGTCGCGACGCGAGACGTGGGTCGGTATCACCGTGTCAGCGGCCGACAACTTGCCGGCCCTGCAGGCGCGTTCTTCGCGCATCCCGCTGTATGAGACCGGCGAGGTTGTCGCGCGGCGGCTGGCCGACCATCTCCGTGAGATCGGTTGGGAAGCCAACACCGTCGCGCCGGACGACGTGCCGCGGTGGCTGACGGCCAACGCCCGCGAGAGCTGGGGTGCGGTGCAGCGCGGCACTTCGGATTTCGTTGCCGCATACCAGATTGTCGTCGATGCGGGACTGCCTGCGACGCTGGAGGCCATCCGGTCGCATCCGGCCCGCGAGACGTGCACTGCGCTCGAGATCGCACGTTCGGGTGATCTGGAGACGGTCGCGGCCGCCTGTGCTTTCCTCACCGATGCGCTGCCGGACGGCGCGGCACCGGTGGATGGACTGATCCCGCAGCGCGGCAACCAGGCGCCGGCCTTGGCGGCGCTGGATCTGTTGTCCACGCAGCGGCTTGACGGCCACACCGCGGAGCCCGGCGGCCTGCTGGCGACCTTGGATTGGCCGACGCCGGTGACCGGAGCGCACCGCGCGGTCACCGCGGCGGCTAGTCCAGCATGA